In Rhodamnia argentea isolate NSW1041297 chromosome 4, ASM2092103v1, whole genome shotgun sequence, the following proteins share a genomic window:
- the LOC125314664 gene encoding uncharacterized protein LOC125314664, which produces MSSDSDPPLVSLVRDRGKRAIDIDPSDVPRGSRGRPSIRRQDDTRADSQETRKQSQQLRAQNNVSGVIEPGGDRGYTFAQFGKAKPPTYDGQTDPLMAFAGNFVADEKDKAEHFQRGLRPEIRFELASLLLTTYEDVLERAIGIEQEILESGIAGAPQHKRHKARNFQESHLSEGNKQRGFSGIEKAKSRAILKPSTTCGKLHSGQCYWKTGVCFLCGKAGYIRQTCPMQRKAPADNRSCFVCGRPGHLARTCPMRKNAPPVDRPQENQQRQRTAGKVFTMTEEDAAASNAVVTGDVSIASRYAYALFGPGATHSFVSMKFAKKLDVPPKSLDGDLRVDTPTGDFFNADRVYKRWLISVLQARKLLKKGCHGYLAYVRDTNKDVVKLENVSVVRDFPDVFPEDLPDLPLDREIEFFIDPMPGTTPISKAPYRMAPTELRELKTQLQELPDKGFIRPSVSPWGAPVLFVKKKDNSMRLCIDYPAVPLLPATVRRPQLVLKVFLDL; this is translated from the exons ATGAGCTCGGACTCGGATCCACCACTTGTTTCTCTTGTCAGAGATAGGGGCAAAAGAGCTATTGACATCGATCCTAGTGATGTGCCTCGAGGTTCTAGAGGCAGGCCTTCGATAAGACGTCAAGATGATACGAGAGCAGACTCCCAAGAAACAAGAAAGCAGAGCCAACAGCTAAGGGCCCAAAATAATGTATCTGGAGTTATTGAACCTGGTGGTGATCGAGGTTACACCTTTGCCCAATTCGGGAAGGCGAAACCACCAACTTATGATGGACAAACCGATCCTCTTATGGC ATTTGCGGGGAATTTCGTGGCCGATGAGAAGGACAAAGCGGAGCACTTTCAAAGGGGATTACGACCGGAGATTCGTTTTGAACTCGCGTCTCTCCTACTGACAACTTATGAGGACGTGCTGGAACGAGCGATCGGGATTGAGCAAGAGATCTTGGAGAGCGGCATCGCGGGTGCTCCTCAACATAAGAGGCACAAGgctagaaattttcaagaaagtcaTCTAAGTGAGGGTAACAAGCAAAGGGGCTTTAGCGGGATCGAGAAGGCAAAGAGTCGAGCTATTCTTAAGCCTAGCACTACTTGTGGGAAACTTCATAGTGGTCAATGTTATTGGAAGACTGGAGTTTGCTTTTTATGTGGAAAGGCGGGATATATACGACAAACCTGTCCTATGCAAAGGAAGGCTCCAGCAGATAACAGATCTTGTTTTGTATGTGGACGACCCGGACACCTAGCACGCACTTGCCCTATGCGGAAAAATGCACCTCCGGTTGATAGACCACAAGAGAATCAACAAAGGCAAAGGACAGCTGGGAAGGTCTTTACGATGACAGAGGAGGATGCAGCGGCGTCTAATGCGGTTGTGACAGGTGATGTTTCTATTGCCTCACGATATGCTTACGCCTTATTTGGTCCCGGTGCAACacattcttttgtttccatgAAATTCGCTAAGAAACTCGATGTGCCACCTAAGTCGCTTGATGGTGATTTGCGTGTGGATACTCCCACCGGGGATTTTTTTAATGCCGATCGTGTATATAAGAGAT GGTTGATTTCGGTTTTGCAAGCAAGAAAGCTTTTGAAGAAGGGTTGTCATGGTTATTTGGCTTATGTGAGAGATACAAATAAGGATGTGGTAAAGCTGGAAAATGTTTCCGTTGTTCGAGATTTTCCAGATGTATTTCCCGAAGACTTGCCTGATTTGCCTCTTGATAGAGAGATTGAATTTTTCATCGATCCGATGCCCGGCACTACACCCATTTCTAAGGCACCGTATCGAATGGCACCAACTGAATTAAGAGAGTTGAAAACACAGCTGCAAGAACTCCCGGATAAGGGATTCATCCGGCCTAGTGTTTCACCTTGGGGAGCTCCCGTATTGttcgtgaaaaagaaagacaatagTATGAGGCTATGCATAGACTACC CTGCTGTTCCGCTGCTTCCGGCCAccgtccgccgcccccagctggtccTGAAGGTCTtcctcgacctgtag